From Caldicellulosiruptor hydrothermalis 108, a single genomic window includes:
- the steA gene encoding putative cytokinetic ring protein SteA, giving the protein MIKGKVRIDRRTKNLVKRLRPGEIPVILHEDIDEVAAYSLLEKKVKVVINCAKSFTGKFPAVGAKILLSHDVIIIDNLGEDVFNRIREGDIIEIKDDKIFLNGNYLCDAKYLSKEEFESFYQKSFKEMENLLENFIENTLEYAKKEKGFILGQFEIPDISTKIAGRHVLVVTRGSSFKKDIKAIKGYITEVKPVVIAVDGAADALLEEKIRPNIIIGDMDSVSEESLYKCDEIIVHSYPNGYAPGLKKVEALGLTAKTIACPGTSEDVALLLAYEKGAELIVSVGSHSSMLDFLEKGRKGMSSTFLVRLKIGSKLVDARGVSKLYTEKVSFKYIGVLLFSALIPILAILMITPPFQYFFYLIQLKLRVILR; this is encoded by the coding sequence ATGATAAAAGGCAAGGTAAGGATTGATAGAAGGACCAAGAACTTAGTTAAAAGACTAAGACCAGGGGAGATACCTGTCATATTGCACGAGGATATTGATGAGGTAGCTGCATATTCTCTCTTAGAAAAGAAAGTAAAGGTGGTAATCAACTGTGCTAAGTCTTTTACCGGGAAGTTTCCAGCAGTTGGTGCGAAGATTCTTCTTTCACACGATGTGATTATAATTGATAATTTAGGGGAAGATGTATTTAATCGAATAAGAGAAGGGGACATTATAGAAATCAAAGATGATAAGATATTTTTAAACGGCAATTATCTGTGTGATGCAAAATATCTTTCTAAAGAAGAGTTTGAATCTTTTTATCAAAAGAGTTTCAAAGAAATGGAAAATCTTTTAGAGAATTTTATAGAAAATACCTTAGAGTATGCGAAAAAGGAAAAGGGATTTATCTTAGGACAATTTGAAATCCCTGACATTTCAACCAAAATAGCCGGAAGACATGTGCTTGTTGTGACAAGAGGAAGCAGTTTTAAAAAGGATATAAAAGCAATAAAAGGTTATATTACAGAGGTAAAACCAGTAGTGATTGCAGTTGATGGTGCTGCTGATGCATTGCTTGAGGAAAAGATAAGACCAAACATTATAATTGGGGATATGGATAGTGTGTCTGAAGAAAGTCTTTACAAATGTGACGAGATAATTGTTCATTCGTATCCTAACGGATATGCACCAGGTCTTAAAAAAGTAGAAGCTTTAGGACTTACTGCAAAAACAATAGCATGTCCTGGCACAAGTGAAGATGTGGCTTTGCTTTTGGCTTATGAAAAGGGAGCAGAACTGATAGTTTCGGTTGGTTCTCACAGCAGTATGCTTGATTTTTTAGAGAAAGGTCGAAAAGGAATGTCCAGCACTTTTCTGGTCAGGCTAAAAATAGGTTCAAAGCTTGTGGATGCACGAGGTGTGTCTAAGCTTTATACTGAAAAGGTAAGTTTCAAATATATCGGGGTTTTGTTGTTTTCTGCACTTATTCCTATACTTGCAATTCTAATGATAACGCCGCCTTTTCAATACTTTTTCTATTTAATTCAACTAAAACTGAGAGTAATCTTGAGGTAG
- a CDS encoding copper transporter, with the protein MNGVSIKYFIITIASIFVALGVGILIGFSVNSEKFLQKQFQQQLSLIDKNLVELKKENDRLLKEIDEYKSQINQLGKINDTLVNAYLKTCKSNAVVSLIVTSTDYSYNDLIDFLRKNQIKLARIVKIKRTFVDVLNNKTNDFPEYKLPEDAINTLMLYAVFDMKDELLSKLTEKRYIEINRLSGEIADTILIAGGNTLQNDTFNAVDRRFIEKLRNINDLNIVGVEQSYSEINYCEKYKSMGLDTVDNVDELTGKVSLMELIRGGNGNYGTKKEANLLMPNTFLSIEVSENLLKKRRESLLEQYQNIQSANVMP; encoded by the coding sequence ATGAATGGAGTTAGTATAAAATATTTTATTATTACTATTGCTTCTATCTTTGTTGCTCTTGGAGTTGGCATTCTCATTGGATTTTCTGTAAATAGTGAAAAATTTCTTCAAAAACAGTTTCAGCAGCAGCTGAGTCTCATAGATAAGAACTTGGTTGAGTTAAAAAAAGAAAATGACAGGCTTTTAAAAGAGATTGATGAGTACAAATCACAGATAAATCAACTGGGAAAAATAAATGACACTCTTGTAAATGCATACCTCAAAACATGCAAAAGTAATGCAGTTGTAAGTCTCATTGTAACCTCAACAGATTATTCATACAACGACCTAATAGATTTTTTGAGAAAAAACCAAATAAAGTTAGCAAGAATTGTTAAAATAAAACGGACGTTTGTGGACGTTTTGAATAACAAGACAAACGATTTTCCAGAATACAAACTTCCGGAAGATGCGATAAATACTCTAATGTTGTATGCGGTATTTGACATGAAGGATGAACTTTTATCAAAACTTACAGAAAAAAGATATATAGAAATAAATAGACTATCAGGAGAAATTGCCGATACAATTTTAATAGCAGGTGGAAATACCCTTCAGAACGATACTTTTAACGCAGTTGATAGAAGATTTATTGAAAAGTTGAGAAATATAAATGATCTCAACATTGTTGGGGTTGAGCAATCGTACAGTGAGATAAACTATTGTGAAAAGTACAAAAGCATGGGCTTGGATACAGTTGATAACGTTGATGAACTGACAGGAAAAGTTTCGCTTATGGAGCTTATAAGAGGTGGAAATGGCAATTATGGAACTAAAAAAGAGGCAAACCTCTTAATGCCTAATACCTTTTTAAGCATTGAGGTTTCAGAAAATTTATTAAAAAAAAGAAGGGAAAGTTTGCTTGAACAATATCAAAATATACAATCTGCAAATGTTATGCCATAA